In Pseudomonadota bacterium, the genomic stretch GGCATGCGGTGGACGGCGAGATCGTCCCCATGGGCCGAGGCGTGGTGTTGCACATCCAACCGGGCCAGATCCACCAGTGGGCCGCGGACGCGACCTACGACGCTTGGCTGATCCTCGCCCCCCACTTGCCCCTGGTGCCCGTGTCGCGGGCGGTGGGGTCCCGTGTGCGCGAGGCAAGTGACGAGGCACTGCATGCGGCCAACCATCTGGCGGAGATCACGCAACACTCCTCGATGAGGCGGGCGGAGGATCGACTCCCGGCGCAACGTGCGATCATCGATCTCCTCACGATCGCCCTCGGCCTGACGGCGCCCGATCCTCTCCCCGCGGGCCCCTACGGCACGCTCTACCTCGCCTTCCGCGAAGACGTGGCCGGTTTGCCTGACGTGCGCGAGTCCCTCTCGCGGCGTGCCGCGCGCCTCGGCTGCAGCAGTCGCACCCTAAC encodes the following:
- a CDS encoding AraC family ligand binding domain-containing protein, coding for MTLNIPPSAPDKDWKSPLRELSWSPPGTGTQLEILAREALFDRVPHALLTQPERLDFHLIIVCHGGVGRHAVDGEIVPMGRGVVLHIQPGQIHQWAADATYDAWLILAPHLPLVPVSRAVGSRVREASDEALHAANHLAEITQHSSMRRAEDRLPAQRAIIDLLTIALGLTAPDPLPAGPYGTLYLAFREDVAGLPDVRESLSRRAARLGCSSRTLT